The Chryseobacterium sp. LJ668 genome segment TTAGGGTCGGCAAAAGATGTAGACTTTAGCCCGTTCTATATTTTGAGAGCATTTTTTACAGGATTTTTCTTTGATCTTACTGTTGTTCATTTTCTTTTGCTGTTATATGCCATTTATCTTTCGATATTCCCAAAACGATGGATCGGTTCTTTAATGGATACATCTTTTACTTATTTCTATTTAACAGTTATTTTTATCGTTATCTATTTCAGTCTTTTGGCGGAAATTCCCTTTTGGGAAGAGTTTGAAGTACGGTTTAATTTTATTGCCGTCGATTACCTGATCTATACCTATGAAGTTGTAGAAAACATTCACCAAACGTATCCCTTACCTATAATTGCAGCCGTTTTGGTAGGATTGGTTGTATCAACCTTCTTTTGTTTCAAAAAACTGAATATCTTCAGAAATACCTTTTCAGATAAAATTTCATTCCGCTCAAGATTATTATACGGAATTCCTGTTGTGGTTTTTACAGTCGTTTTAGGATCAATAATGAAAAACAAACAGGCTGACTTCAGCAATAATTTGGTCATCAATGAATTGGGGAAAAACGGAGCCTTTTCTTTTTTATCAGCCTATGAATCAAACGAATTAGATTATGAAACTTTTTATCCCAAACTTCCGGAAAAAGAGGTGTATACCGTTCTGAAAGATCACCTTTTACAGGCAAATCAAAAATTTACATCAAAACGTTATGATGATATTTCAAGATCAACAATCGGACAGCATGAACGCAAACCAAATATCATTGTCATTGCAATTGAAAGTTTCAGTGCAGATTTTTTAAAAGCGTTCGGAAATAAAGATCATCTTACTCCCAATTATGATCAGTTGTCTGAAGAAAGTATTTTCTTTACCAATCTTTACGCCACAGGAACCAGAACTGTGCGCGGGATGGAAGCTTTGACGTTGTCTGTACCTCCTACTCCAGGAAACAGTATCGTAAGAAGACCAGATAACCAGAATTTGTTTTCGGTTTCGACAATCGTAAAAGCCAAAAATTATCAGCCATATTTTATTTATGGTGGGGATGGTTATTTTGATAATATGAATAATTTTTTTGGTGGACAGGGATTTGATATCGTAGACAGAAACAGGGGAAACCCATTATCTGACGAAATTAAAACCAAACGATTTGCGATCAAAGACAATGAAGTAAGTTTTGAAAATGCCTGGGGAATATGCGATGAAGATCTTTATAGGCAATCTGTGAAATACGCAGATAAAAGCTTCAATGAAAAGAAGCCATTTTTCCAATTCGTAATGACGACATCCAATCATAAACCTTTCACCTTCCCTAACGGAAAAATTGATCTTCCACAAGGTGACAGAAATGCCGCAGTAAAATATACCGATTATGCTTTAGGAAAATTTATTCAAAGTGCAAAAGCAAAGCCTTGGTTTACAAATACCGTTTTTGTTATCGTTGCAGACCACTGTGCAAGCAGCGCCGGAAAATGGGAAATCAATATTGCAAAACATCATATTCCTGCAATTATTTATAGTCTTCCCAAGCAAAATCCTGAAAAAATAAATCGTCTGACTTCACAAATTGATCTGATGCCAACTTTATTCGGTTATCTCGGATGGAATTACAACACCAGTTTATATGGAAAAGACATCAACCAGACAAAAATTGGAGAAGAGCGTGCTTTCATCGGTAATTATCGTACTTTAGGGTTGTTGCAAAACAATCTATTTACTCAGATTGATGATCGCGCAAGAGTAAAACAGTTTACCGTTTCCGGAACCGAGCAGTCTTTATCTGAAGTCAATTTTAAAGATAATGATCTGATTTCTGAAACCATTGCGTACTATCAGTCTGCCAGTGAAAGATTTAAAAACGGAAAGATGAAAGCCAAATAAATTTTTATACTCTCATAATGCTCTTCTAATTTCTTAAATCAAACTGGATAATTTAATAAAATTCGCATCTGCCGCTATTACTCGTGTACTTTTAGATATTTTTAACAATTCTTATCAATCAAAATTAAGTATCTTCGCTTATTAAATTTTAAACAGAATGAAAAAGATTATCTCCGGATTATTTATTTTTATCACTATATTCAGTTTTGCTCAGGACGAAATTCTATTTCAGGATGTCCCTTTCAAAGATCTTGTTGCAAAAGCAAAAAAAGAAAACAAGCTGGTTTTTATCGATGCATACGCCTCATGGTGCGGTCCCTGTAAAATGATGGAAAAAAATGTGTTCACCCAAAAGTCTGTCGGAGATTTCTACAACAAAAATTTTGTGAATGCAAGAATTGATATGGAAAAAGGTGAAGGACGAGAAATTGCACAGAAATTTGGTGTACGCTCCTATCCCACTTACTTATTCCTGAATGGCGATGGTGAATTGATTTCACAGAATTACGGCTACATGGAAGAAAATGTTTTCCTGGCAATGGCACAGGATATCAATTCTCCAAATAATAAAAAAGGATCATTGAAAGAACGTTTTGCACAAGGAGAAAAATCATCCGATTTTCTTATCAATATCATGAAGCTGAACTCATCTTCAGATTTTGAATTTGCAAAGAAGGCATCAGAAAGATACTTTGAAAATAAAAAAAAGACCGATGAGTTTACAAAGGAAGATGTGGGATTTTTATTGTATTTTTTAAAATCAACAGAAGATTTTAACTACAAAACATTTGTTGCTAAAAAGGATGAAATTATAAAATATCTACCTGAAGAAAATTATAATGATTTTAATAATCAATTGATTTTAGCTAAAGTTGTGCAACAATCTATTGATGAAAAAGCTAAAAAAATCAATGATGCTTATTTTTTGAAAACTGCAGAACCATTAGTCGGGAAAGAGGCTGCAGCAATTAAACTAAACCAAACCAAACTGGCATATTACGAACAAAATGCCAACTTTCCGGAATATGAAAAAGCAGCTCTAGATTATTATAATAACTCCGATGCTTTCGAGCCAAATGAATTGCTAAAAGCTGCATGGGTATTTTCGGATTATGTGAAAACTCAGGCATCATTAAAAAAAGCTGCCGAATGGGCAGAGAAATCGGTAATGCGAGGTGAAACTTCTGAAAACACCTATATCTTAGCCAAGATTTATTATAACTTAGGAAATAAAGATTTAGCCAAAAACTTTGCAGAATTATCAAAAAACATTGCTGAAAAATCCGGAAAAGATGCCACTTTAGCCAATGAATTATTAAGGACCATCAAATAAATACGCTTTGAAAAATAAATTTTTTTTTGCAGCTTCCTTAAGTATATTTTTGTCATTGCATTTCAATGCTCAGGAAAATATAATAACCCCTCTCGAATCAAAAAAAATCTATGTAAAAGGTAATGCATTGCTTATTCCTATAGGGGTTGTAAACGCGGGTTTAGAGTATCAGCTGAGTACTAAATTTACTATGCAGGGTGATGTTTTGATCTCTCCCTGGAAATCTTTTGCAGGGCATGAAGCACAGATTTATATGGGAACTATTGAAGGGCGCTACTATTTTAAAGAAGCTTTTAAAGGATGGCATGTAGGTGGTAACTTTTCCTTTGGGACTTACGTCGTACAAAAGCCAAATTATTGGAATGATTCTCAGTACGTAGATGCACAGGTAGGAGCTTCAACTCCGTATATCAATTCTCAGCTTTATCAGAAAGGATTTTCTTTTCTTATCGGAGTAGAAGGTGGTTATCAATTCAGGCTTGCGGATAACTGGAATATGGATATTTTTGCAGGTGTTGGAACTTCACAGGATTTCTACAAAGGATATGTCCGCGGAACTGGTGAAAGATACGATAGTGCAGATGGCTACAACAGAAGTGGTGAAATTATACCTTACCGTGGCGGTGTAATGATCTCTTATAGACTAAAATAATATGAAATTACTAGGAAAAAACCATATCATTATATCAGTTATTACTTTTGCAATTCTTTTCTTAATGAATTATGTAGGAAATAGAGAGGCTGATAAACTGGAACGCGCGCTGATGACTGCTTTTGCAGGAGTCATCGGATTATCAATCGGACTTTTTATTCTCAATAAAAGCAAAGATGATAAAAATCCGCCTCAGAATTTTGACTGATATGAATTGAATTGTAAATTCACGTACACTTATAAATCTAAGGTTAACTGGCAAAGCCAAATTGATGATTTACAATTCACAACTTTAATCCTCATAAATCACATATCTGCTTCGGATTTTTGAGAATTTTTCAAGATCAGATTTCCATGAGGCTTTGATTTCTGCTTGAGATTTTCCTGAAACAATTTGTCTTCTTAATTCATCACTTCCCGCCAAAGTATCAAAGAAAAGATTTTTAAGGAAAAAGTCCTGTTGAGGATTTTTATAATTTTTGTAAGCTTTGATCAGCCATTCTAAATTCAATTCTCTTAGATCTTTGGAGTAATTTGAAAGATTTTCACCGTAACATAATTTACCATTTAAAAAAGGATCTTTTGCTCCAAAATAGGGCTTCGGAGTAAACTGATAAGGCATATCTTTCGTCCAGGGTGAACCATATATTTGGAAAGGAGTTTCCGTACCTCTTCCTACAGAAACCTGCGTTCCTTCAAAGAAACACAGACTCGGGTAAAGATTGATCGATTTGTCGTTGGGTAAGTTGGGAGAAGGTTTATCTAAAATCGCATACCGTTGTTTCTTATGATATTTCTGCATCGGAATCAAAGTATATTTTGCCTGCACTCCATCTTTCAGCCATTTTTCACCATTCACCATTTTCCCGTACTCACCGATTGTTAAGCCATAAACGACGGGGACCTCGTGCATTCCTACAAAACTTTCCCATTTTTTCTTTAAAACCGGTCCGTCAATATATCCGTCATGAGGATTTGGCCTGTCTAAAACCAGAATTTCAACATTATTTTCCGCTCCGGCTTCCATTAAATAAGTCAAAGTAGAAATATAAGTATAAAACCGTACTCCAACGTCCTGAATATCAAACAAAACAATATCAAGACCTTTCAATTGCTCCGGTTTTGGTTTTTTATTGGCTCCGTAA includes the following:
- a CDS encoding LTA synthase family protein, which encodes MNSKTISKLFQKIFNSRFSALFSVLGLYLVLSFLIRLGFLLGSAKDVDFSPFYILRAFFTGFFFDLTVVHFLLLLYAIYLSIFPKRWIGSLMDTSFTYFYLTVIFIVIYFSLLAEIPFWEEFEVRFNFIAVDYLIYTYEVVENIHQTYPLPIIAAVLVGLVVSTFFCFKKLNIFRNTFSDKISFRSRLLYGIPVVVFTVVLGSIMKNKQADFSNNLVINELGKNGAFSFLSAYESNELDYETFYPKLPEKEVYTVLKDHLLQANQKFTSKRYDDISRSTIGQHERKPNIIVIAIESFSADFLKAFGNKDHLTPNYDQLSEESIFFTNLYATGTRTVRGMEALTLSVPPTPGNSIVRRPDNQNLFSVSTIVKAKNYQPYFIYGGDGYFDNMNNFFGGQGFDIVDRNRGNPLSDEIKTKRFAIKDNEVSFENAWGICDEDLYRQSVKYADKSFNEKKPFFQFVMTTSNHKPFTFPNGKIDLPQGDRNAAVKYTDYALGKFIQSAKAKPWFTNTVFVIVADHCASSAGKWEINIAKHHIPAIIYSLPKQNPEKINRLTSQIDLMPTLFGYLGWNYNTSLYGKDINQTKIGEERAFIGNYRTLGLLQNNLFTQIDDRARVKQFTVSGTEQSLSEVNFKDNDLISETIAYYQSASERFKNGKMKAK
- a CDS encoding thioredoxin family protein; the protein is MKKIISGLFIFITIFSFAQDEILFQDVPFKDLVAKAKKENKLVFIDAYASWCGPCKMMEKNVFTQKSVGDFYNKNFVNARIDMEKGEGREIAQKFGVRSYPTYLFLNGDGELISQNYGYMEENVFLAMAQDINSPNNKKGSLKERFAQGEKSSDFLINIMKLNSSSDFEFAKKASERYFENKKKTDEFTKEDVGFLLYFLKSTEDFNYKTFVAKKDEIIKYLPEENYNDFNNQLILAKVVQQSIDEKAKKINDAYFLKTAEPLVGKEAAAIKLNQTKLAYYEQNANFPEYEKAALDYYNNSDAFEPNELLKAAWVFSDYVKTQASLKKAAEWAEKSVMRGETSENTYILAKIYYNLGNKDLAKNFAELSKNIAEKSGKDATLANELLRTIK
- a CDS encoding DUF3575 domain-containing protein, with translation MKNKFFFAASLSIFLSLHFNAQENIITPLESKKIYVKGNALLIPIGVVNAGLEYQLSTKFTMQGDVLISPWKSFAGHEAQIYMGTIEGRYYFKEAFKGWHVGGNFSFGTYVVQKPNYWNDSQYVDAQVGASTPYINSQLYQKGFSFLIGVEGGYQFRLADNWNMDIFAGVGTSQDFYKGYVRGTGERYDSADGYNRSGEIIPYRGGVMISYRLK
- a CDS encoding exo-beta-N-acetylmuramidase NamZ family protein, with amino-acid sequence MNLDFKIKTLLLICLIFLGVFNPYSSQIQDQDCFKTGADRPELYLPLLKGKTIGIVTNQTGLMKDKTHIVDFLAKNGINIKIIFAPEHGFRGDADAGEKVKNGVDVKTGISIISLYGANKKPKPEQLKGLDIVLFDIQDVGVRFYTYISTLTYLMEAGAENNVEILVLDRPNPHDGYIDGPVLKKKWESFVGMHEVPVVYGLTIGEYGKMVNGEKWLKDGVQAKYTLIPMQKYHKKQRYAILDKPSPNLPNDKSINLYPSLCFFEGTQVSVGRGTETPFQIYGSPWTKDMPYQFTPKPYFGAKDPFLNGKLCYGENLSNYSKDLRELNLEWLIKAYKNYKNPQQDFFLKNLFFDTLAGSDELRRQIVSGKSQAEIKASWKSDLEKFSKIRSRYVIYED